A DNA window from Anas acuta chromosome 4, bAnaAcu1.1, whole genome shotgun sequence contains the following coding sequences:
- the LOC137855467 gene encoding charged multivesicular body protein 3 isoform X5, whose amino-acid sequence MWRLTDIQREEEKVKRSIKDAAKKGQKDACVILAKELIRSRKAVSKLYASKAHMNSVLMGMKNQLAVLRVAGSLQKSTEVMKAMQNLVKIPEIQATMRELSKEMMKAGIIEEMLEDTFESMEDEDEMEEEAEMEIDKILFEITAGALGKAPSKVTDALPEPEAAGATAAVDEEEDIEAMQSRLATLRS is encoded by the exons ATGTGGCGTCTGACAG ATATtcagagagaggaggagaaggtgaaACGGTCAATAAAGGACGCTGCCAAAAAGGGTCAGAAAGACGCGTGTGTGATCTTGGCAAAGGAACTGATTCGCTCTCGGAAGGCCGTGAGCAAACTCTACGCATCCAAAGCTCACATGAACTCTGTTCTCATGGGGATGAAGAACCAGCTTG CTGTCCTCAGAGTAGCAGGCTCATTGCAGAAGAGCACGGAAGTCATGAAGGCTATGCAGAACCTAGTAAAAATCCCTGAAATCCAAGCGACAATGAGAGAATTGTCCAAAGAGATGATGAAG GCTGGCATTATCGAGGAAATGCTAGAGGACACCTTTGAAAGCATGGAGGATGAGGACGAaatggaggaggaagcagagatGGAGATTGACAAAATCCTTTTCGAAATTACAGCGG GGGCCTTGGGTAAAGCACCCAGTAAAGTCACAGATGCTCTGCCGGAGCCCGAGGCCGCGGGAGCGACGGCTGCTGTTGATGAGGAGGAGGACATCGAGGCCATGCAGTCCCGCCTGGCCACCCTGCGCAGCTAA
- the LOC137855467 gene encoding charged multivesicular body protein 3 isoform X4 yields the protein MGLFGKTPEKPPKEMVNEWSLKIRKEMRVIDRQIRDIQREEEKVKRSIKDAAKKGQKDACVILAKELIRSRKAVSKLYASKAHMNSVLMGMKNQLAVLRVAGSLQKSTEVMKAMQNLVKIPEIQATMRELSKEMMKAGIIEEMLEDTFESMEDEDEMEEEAEMEIDKILFEITAGALGKAPSKVTDALPEPEAAGATAAVDEEEDIEAMQSRLATLRS from the exons ATGGGGCTGTTCGGGAAGACCCCGGAGAAGCCGCCCAAGGAGATG GTCAATGAGTGGTCCCTGAAGATCCGGAAGGAGATGCGGGTGATCGACAGGCAGATCAGAG ATATtcagagagaggaggagaaggtgaaACGGTCAATAAAGGACGCTGCCAAAAAGGGTCAGAAAGACGCGTGTGTGATCTTGGCAAAGGAACTGATTCGCTCTCGGAAGGCCGTGAGCAAACTCTACGCATCCAAAGCTCACATGAACTCTGTTCTCATGGGGATGAAGAACCAGCTTG CTGTCCTCAGAGTAGCAGGCTCATTGCAGAAGAGCACGGAAGTCATGAAGGCTATGCAGAACCTAGTAAAAATCCCTGAAATCCAAGCGACAATGAGAGAATTGTCCAAAGAGATGATGAAG GCTGGCATTATCGAGGAAATGCTAGAGGACACCTTTGAAAGCATGGAGGATGAGGACGAaatggaggaggaagcagagatGGAGATTGACAAAATCCTTTTCGAAATTACAGCGG GGGCCTTGGGTAAAGCACCCAGTAAAGTCACAGATGCTCTGCCGGAGCCCGAGGCCGCGGGAGCGACGGCTGCTGTTGATGAGGAGGAGGACATCGAGGCCATGCAGTCCCGCCTGGCCACCCTGCGCAGCTAA